The following proteins are co-located in the uncultured Draconibacterium sp. genome:
- a CDS encoding BatD family protein, which produces MIKKFVIYVFLFCTTLIARAEQTRFEMTAPNAVEMGQQFRLSFSLNERGSNLKLPPGLSDNFQILMGPSQGSSTSIQTINGKTTTQVNYSYTYILRAKKEGTFEIRPASIDVGGKVFESNTLKIQVVKASSAPTTQQQQNSGGQQQSAPQNISLDKENLFLRVALSKINAYRGEQIIATVKLYVDPNIPISGFDEVNLPTYEGFYTQDIEIPQQINFTREVYNDKIYQVGILKKTILFPQQNGALKIEPFSMALLVRQRVKARSFFDDFFDNYRTVKARVTSEQVTVRVKDLPSAPANYLGGVGSFNITSNISSENVTTNDAVTLTVKISGNGNIRLVRNPELKLPTDFEVYDPRATDNVTATDNGASGTKTVEYLFQPRFEGDYTIPSLKFAYFNPSTGSYETKSTPEYNLHVEKGNEEQSATIVSSLRKEDVQLIGQDIRFIKQGNPSLKTKGTTFYGSLAFYLIYIISTVLFVVLYFVYRKKARENANIALVRNKKANRIATKRLKAASGFMKQNNNEAFHEAILKAFWGYLSDKLGIPVADLNRETAITKLQDRNVEETVIKDFEEVVEQCEFARYAPAGGSEARHELYKKAESTMSRFEKQIKR; this is translated from the coding sequence ATGATAAAGAAATTTGTAATATATGTTTTCCTTTTTTGTACGACGTTAATTGCCCGGGCAGAACAAACACGTTTTGAGATGACCGCGCCCAATGCCGTTGAAATGGGGCAACAATTCCGACTTAGCTTTTCGCTAAACGAACGGGGCAGCAACTTAAAACTGCCACCCGGATTAAGCGATAATTTTCAGATATTAATGGGCCCCAGTCAGGGTTCATCTACAAGTATTCAAACCATAAACGGGAAAACAACCACGCAGGTTAACTACTCGTACACCTATATTTTACGGGCAAAGAAAGAAGGTACTTTCGAAATTCGCCCGGCGTCAATCGATGTCGGAGGGAAAGTTTTTGAGTCGAACACCTTGAAAATTCAAGTGGTAAAGGCTTCATCTGCTCCAACTACTCAACAGCAGCAAAACAGCGGCGGCCAGCAGCAGTCGGCTCCGCAAAACATAAGCCTCGATAAAGAAAACCTTTTTTTACGCGTGGCGTTGAGCAAAATAAATGCTTACCGAGGAGAACAGATAATTGCAACCGTAAAGTTGTATGTCGATCCCAACATTCCGATTTCGGGTTTCGACGAAGTGAACCTGCCTACCTATGAAGGTTTTTACACTCAGGACATTGAAATTCCGCAGCAAATAAATTTTACCCGCGAAGTATATAACGACAAAATATACCAGGTAGGAATATTGAAAAAAACAATTCTGTTTCCACAGCAAAACGGAGCTTTAAAAATTGAGCCATTCAGCATGGCACTTTTGGTTCGCCAGCGAGTGAAAGCACGAAGTTTCTTCGACGATTTTTTTGACAACTACAGAACGGTAAAAGCCCGTGTAACAAGCGAACAAGTTACTGTTCGTGTTAAAGATTTACCAAGTGCTCCGGCCAATTATTTGGGTGGTGTTGGTAGTTTTAATATTACATCGAACATCAGCAGCGAAAACGTTACAACCAACGATGCTGTTACATTAACCGTAAAAATCAGCGGCAATGGAAACATCCGACTGGTACGAAATCCGGAGTTAAAATTACCCACCGACTTTGAAGTATACGATCCACGAGCCACCGATAACGTGACAGCCACCGACAACGGAGCATCGGGCACAAAAACGGTTGAATACTTATTCCAGCCACGTTTTGAAGGAGATTACACCATCCCGTCGTTAAAGTTTGCCTACTTTAATCCGTCAACAGGTTCGTACGAAACCAAATCGACACCGGAATACAATCTGCATGTTGAAAAAGGCAACGAAGAACAGTCAGCTACAATTGTTAGCTCATTAAGAAAAGAAGATGTTCAATTGATTGGTCAGGACATTCGTTTTATAAAACAAGGCAACCCATCGTTAAAAACAAAAGGAACTACCTTTTACGGTAGTCTGGCTTTTTACCTGATCTATATTATTAGTACTGTATTGTTTGTTGTGCTGTACTTTGTGTACAGGAAAAAAGCGCGCGAAAATGCCAACATTGCTTTGGTTCGAAACAAAAAAGCAAACCGCATTGCTACCAAACGTTTAAAGGCTGCTTCCGGCTTTATGAAACAAAACAACAACGAAGCTTTCCACGAGGCAATATTAAAAGCTTTCTGGGGTTATTTGAGCGACAAACTTGGAATACCGGTGGCCGACTTAAACCGCGAAACTGCAATTACAAAATTACAGGACAGAAACGTAGAAGAAACTGTAATTAAAGATTTTGAAGAAGTGGTTGAGCAGTGCGAATTTGCACGTTATGCACCTGCTGGAGGATCGGAAGCCCGACACGAATTATACAAAAAAGCCGAATCTACCATGAGCCGGTTTGAAAAACAGATTAAACGATAG
- a CDS encoding MoxR family ATPase, translated as MINMEMNKVIVGQKHLVESLLIGLLSNGHILLEGVPGLAKTLAINSLSKTISAKFARIQFTPDLLPADLLGTMIYSQKKEEFSIKKGPIFANFVLADEINRAPAKVQSALLEAMQERQITIGDNTFKLDEPFLVMATQNPIEQEGTYPLPEAQVDRFMLKVVINYPKKEEERLIISQNLLSEFPETSTILAPEDIIRARNVVKDVYMDEKIQKYIVDIVFATREPNEYKLEKYSDMIAYGASPRAGISLAKAAKAYAFIKRRGYVIPEDVRAVCPDVLRHRIGLSYEAEANNITSEEIITDILNAVEVP; from the coding sequence ATGATAAACATGGAAATGAACAAGGTGATTGTTGGTCAGAAACATTTGGTTGAGAGCCTTTTAATTGGATTACTTTCAAATGGTCACATTCTTTTGGAAGGTGTTCCGGGGTTGGCAAAAACGCTTGCCATTAATTCGCTTTCGAAAACCATTAGTGCCAAGTTTGCACGTATTCAGTTTACACCCGATTTACTTCCTGCCGACCTTTTGGGAACGATGATTTACAGTCAAAAAAAGGAAGAATTCAGCATTAAAAAGGGGCCTATTTTTGCCAACTTTGTATTAGCCGACGAGATTAACCGTGCGCCTGCAAAAGTGCAGTCGGCTTTGCTGGAAGCCATGCAGGAACGCCAGATTACAATTGGCGACAACACCTTTAAACTGGACGAGCCTTTCCTGGTAATGGCCACTCAAAACCCGATAGAACAAGAAGGTACCTACCCGCTTCCCGAAGCACAGGTCGACCGTTTTATGTTGAAAGTGGTGATCAACTATCCGAAAAAAGAGGAAGAACGTTTGATCATAAGCCAAAACCTGTTGAGTGAATTCCCTGAAACGTCAACCATTCTTGCGCCGGAAGATATTATTCGTGCCCGCAACGTGGTAAAAGATGTTTACATGGACGAAAAAATTCAGAAATACATTGTTGACATTGTTTTTGCAACACGCGAACCCAACGAATACAAGCTTGAAAAATACAGCGATATGATTGCTTACGGAGCATCGCCAAGGGCTGGAATTAGTTTGGCTAAAGCAGCAAAAGCATATGCTTTTATTAAACGTCGCGGATATGTAATTCCGGAAGATGTGCGTGCTGTTTGTCCTGATGTACTTCGTCATCGTATTGGATTGAGTTACGAAGCAGAAGCAAATAACATTACATCGGAAGAAATTATTACTGACATTTTGAATGCGGTAGAGGTACCATAA
- a CDS encoding VWA domain-containing protein, producing MEMFRFGNIEYLWGLLIIPLLTLFFILSRISRRRALKKFGQQEIISHLMPFSSRNRPVFKFMLLMLALAFFITGIARPQFGSKLKTVKREGVELIIALDVSNSMMAEDIQPNRLERAKRAISRLVDRLKDDKIGLIVFAGDAYTQLPITSDYNSAKLFLNSVNTQIVPKQGTAIGAAIDLARRSFTPNGEANKAIIIITDGENHEDDAISSAKAAVEEGIIVHTIGMGLPSGSPIPVLRNGQTDYLKDRDGNVVVTKLNEQMLEQISAAGEGIYVRANNAQVGLNALFDEINKMEKQEMESKTFSEYDDQFQYFFAVGLFLLLLEYVILERKNKYLKNIKLFG from the coding sequence ATGGAAATGTTTAGATTCGGAAATATTGAATATTTATGGGGATTGCTGATTATTCCATTGCTTACCCTGTTTTTTATTTTGTCGCGTATATCGCGGCGCAGGGCATTAAAAAAGTTCGGGCAACAAGAAATAATCAGCCACTTAATGCCTTTTAGTTCGCGAAACCGTCCGGTGTTTAAGTTTATGCTTTTAATGCTGGCACTGGCCTTTTTTATTACCGGAATTGCACGTCCTCAGTTTGGATCGAAATTAAAAACGGTAAAACGCGAAGGAGTTGAACTGATAATTGCACTTGATGTTTCGAACAGTATGATGGCCGAAGATATTCAGCCCAATCGCCTGGAACGTGCCAAACGAGCCATTTCGCGTTTGGTCGACCGTTTAAAAGACGATAAAATTGGTTTGATTGTTTTTGCCGGCGATGCATACACTCAATTGCCAATTACCAGCGATTATAATTCGGCAAAATTATTTTTGAATTCGGTAAATACCCAGATAGTACCTAAACAAGGAACTGCCATTGGTGCGGCTATTGATTTAGCCCGCCGTTCGTTTACTCCAAACGGAGAAGCCAACAAAGCCATTATTATTATTACCGATGGAGAAAACCACGAAGACGATGCCATTTCATCGGCCAAAGCAGCGGTTGAAGAAGGTATTATTGTACATACCATTGGTATGGGACTTCCTTCGGGATCGCCCATACCAGTTTTACGTAACGGGCAAACCGATTACTTAAAAGACCGCGATGGAAACGTGGTGGTTACCAAATTAAACGAACAAATGCTGGAGCAAATTTCAGCAGCCGGCGAAGGAATTTATGTGCGGGCAAACAATGCTCAGGTTGGATTAAATGCTTTGTTCGACGAGATTAATAAAATGGAAAAACAGGAAATGGAGTCGAAAACCTTTTCGGAATACGACGATCAATTCCAGTATTTCTTTGCGGTAGGCTTGTTTTTATTGTTGCTGGAATATGTGATTCTGGAACGCAAAAACAAGTATTTGAAGAATATTAAATTGTTTGGTTAA
- a CDS encoding tetratricopeptide repeat protein gives MRRLYFILVLLTLSALAFGQNERKFVRNGNKLFMEAVGDTTKIDSVKFSNAETEYRKALDKRPDDLKWNYNLADAMYKQQRFEEAEGKFSELSEKMTEPEERARANHNLGNTQLMQEKLDESIESYKKALRENPSDLETKYNLAYAQMLKKKKEEQDKQNKDQNKDQDKNKDQNKDQNKDQNKDNQDQNKDQDKKDQDKQNQDQQQNKDQQNKDQQQKQQPQQNKISKQDAEQLLQALQNDERDIQDKVKKAKAAKAKRAQSEKEW, from the coding sequence ATGAGAAGATTATATTTCATATTAGTTCTGCTAACACTATCGGCACTTGCTTTTGGGCAAAACGAAAGGAAGTTTGTGCGCAATGGAAACAAACTTTTTATGGAAGCCGTTGGCGATACCACTAAAATTGATTCAGTAAAATTTAGCAACGCCGAAACAGAATACAGAAAAGCGTTGGACAAACGTCCGGACGATTTAAAGTGGAATTATAACCTGGCCGATGCCATGTACAAACAACAAAGGTTTGAAGAGGCAGAAGGTAAATTCTCTGAGCTTTCGGAAAAAATGACAGAACCCGAAGAGCGTGCCCGGGCAAACCACAACCTGGGAAATACGCAGTTGATGCAGGAAAAACTCGACGAAAGTATCGAATCGTATAAAAAAGCGCTTCGTGAGAATCCGTCCGACCTGGAAACAAAATACAATTTGGCCTACGCTCAGATGTTGAAGAAAAAGAAAGAAGAGCAGGATAAACAAAACAAGGATCAGAACAAGGATCAGGATAAAAACAAGGACCAAAACAAAGATCAGAATAAGGACCAGAACAAGGATAATCAGGACCAGAACAAGGATCAGGATAAAAAAGACCAGGACAAGCAAAATCAGGATCAGCAACAAAACAAAGATCAGCAGAATAAAGACCAGCAGCAAAAACAACAGCCACAGCAAAACAAAATTTCGAAACAAGATGCTGAGCAGTTGTTACAAGCTTTACAAAACGACGAACGCGACATTCAGGATAAGGTAAAAAAAGCCAAAGCCGCAAAAGCAAAACGAGCGCAGTCGGAAAAAGAATGGTAG
- the truA gene encoding tRNA pseudouridine(38-40) synthase TruA, whose product MIRRYFLQLSYKGTNYHGWQIQPNAISVQEVMEDALSKILREKIAVVGAGRTDTGVHASYFILHFDAENKVPENLDLVYKLNSFLPSDIAVQKVWPVNQELHARFSATSRTYHYFISRQKNPFTTKISYTYLKPLDIDKMNEAAQLLFNYEDFTSFSRLHTDVKTNNCKIMQAEWRDEENQLVFVIKADRFLRNMVRAIVGTLLEVGKGKLSINEFCQIIENKDRGLAGASAPAQGLFLVDIGYPEESDQ is encoded by the coding sequence ATGATACGACGCTACTTTTTACAACTCAGCTATAAAGGAACAAATTACCACGGTTGGCAAATTCAGCCCAATGCTATTTCTGTGCAGGAGGTGATGGAAGATGCCTTATCGAAAATTTTGCGCGAGAAGATTGCGGTGGTTGGTGCCGGGCGAACAGATACCGGAGTACATGCGTCGTATTTTATCCTGCATTTCGACGCCGAAAACAAAGTTCCTGAAAACCTTGATCTGGTTTATAAATTAAACAGCTTTTTACCATCCGATATTGCAGTTCAAAAGGTGTGGCCGGTAAATCAGGAGCTTCATGCGCGGTTTAGTGCCACTTCACGAACGTATCATTATTTTATTTCGAGACAGAAAAATCCATTTACCACCAAAATAAGTTATACCTATTTAAAACCACTCGACATCGATAAAATGAATGAGGCGGCGCAACTGCTTTTTAACTACGAGGATTTTACAAGTTTCAGTCGTTTGCACACCGATGTAAAAACCAACAACTGCAAAATAATGCAGGCCGAATGGCGTGATGAAGAAAATCAGCTGGTGTTTGTAATAAAAGCCGATCGGTTTTTACGAAATATGGTACGTGCCATTGTTGGAACTTTGCTTGAAGTGGGTAAAGGAAAACTTTCCATTAACGAATTTTGCCAGATAATTGAAAACAAAGACCGTGGATTGGCTGGTGCTTCGGCTCCTGCTCAGGGTTTGTTTTTAGTTGATATTGGATACCCGGAAGAGAGTGATCAGTGA
- a CDS encoding VWA domain-containing protein: MFEGLTFKNPELFHILWVLVPMTAWYIFRQNRNTASIQISSTASVLKAPKTIRHYLRHLVFVSLLIAIGFFVVVLARPQSSRNWEKSETEGIDIVIALDISSSMLAQDFQPDRLEAAKNVAMEFISGREYDRMGLVVFAGEAFTQCPLSTDRAVLLNLFKDIKSGIIEDGTAIGNGLATSVARLKDSEAISRVVILLTDGENNRGEVAPVTAAEIAKTFGIRVYTVGVGSIGTAPYPVQTQFGVQLRDMEVKIDEETLQEIANLTDGKYFRATSNTKLEEIYKEIDALEKSKIEVKEFSRKSEEFLPFALLGALFLIASLFLRVTLFRSIP; encoded by the coding sequence ATGTTTGAAGGACTAACATTTAAAAACCCTGAACTGTTCCATATTTTATGGGTACTTGTGCCCATGACTGCATGGTATATTTTCAGACAAAACAGAAATACCGCAAGCATCCAGATTTCGTCAACTGCTTCGGTACTTAAAGCACCAAAAACCATCCGGCACTATTTACGTCATCTGGTTTTTGTATCCTTATTAATTGCCATCGGATTTTTTGTGGTGGTTTTGGCACGTCCGCAATCGTCGCGAAATTGGGAGAAAAGCGAAACCGAAGGGATCGACATTGTAATTGCACTGGATATTTCGAGTAGTATGTTGGCACAGGATTTTCAACCCGACCGGCTGGAAGCTGCCAAAAATGTGGCGATGGAATTTATTTCGGGTCGCGAATACGACAGAATGGGTTTAGTGGTTTTTGCCGGCGAAGCTTTTACGCAGTGCCCGTTATCTACCGACCGTGCAGTTTTGCTCAACCTGTTTAAAGACATTAAAAGTGGAATTATTGAAGACGGAACTGCCATTGGAAACGGGCTGGCAACTTCGGTGGCACGATTAAAAGACAGCGAAGCAATCAGTCGTGTGGTAATTTTACTTACCGATGGAGAAAACAACCGCGGTGAAGTTGCCCCGGTTACAGCTGCCGAAATTGCAAAAACATTCGGAATACGCGTATATACAGTTGGAGTTGGTAGCATTGGAACTGCCCCCTACCCGGTTCAAACACAGTTTGGCGTTCAGTTACGCGACATGGAGGTTAAAATTGATGAAGAAACACTTCAGGAAATTGCCAACCTTACCGACGGAAAATATTTTAGAGCAACCAGCAATACCAAACTGGAAGAGATTTACAAAGAAATTGATGCTTTGGAAAAATCAAAAATAGAGGTAAAGGAATTCAGCCGTAAATCGGAAGAATTTTTGCCTTTTGCCCTGCTGGGTGCCTTATTTTTAATTGCAAGTTTATTCTTGCGTGTAACACTTTTTAGAAGTATCCCTTAG
- a CDS encoding cob(I)yrinic acid a,c-diamide adenosyltransferase: MKKGLVHIYTGDGKGKTTASIGLSVRALGHGFKVAYASFFKKPDSYGYNEISVLRELGATVFTFSEGMPMANPQISKEEYHTSTQQGLAELQKFITTNKTQLLVLDEILIAIKYGYISEEELFEFMDNKPQETELVLTGRGATDAIKSRADYISVLAKEKHPYEKGVNARVGIEF, encoded by the coding sequence ATGAAAAAAGGATTGGTTCATATTTATACCGGCGATGGTAAAGGCAAAACAACTGCTTCAATTGGTCTGTCGGTTCGTGCGCTGGGACATGGTTTTAAAGTTGCCTACGCCTCTTTTTTTAAAAAGCCCGACTCGTATGGCTACAACGAAATAAGCGTGTTACGCGAACTTGGTGCAACCGTTTTTACCTTTTCCGAAGGCATGCCAATGGCAAATCCGCAAATTAGTAAAGAAGAGTACCATACAAGTACTCAGCAGGGATTAGCTGAATTACAGAAGTTTATTACAACAAATAAGACGCAGCTGCTGGTGCTCGACGAGATTTTGATTGCCATAAAATATGGTTATATTTCGGAGGAGGAATTGTTTGAATTTATGGACAATAAACCGCAGGAAACCGAACTGGTTCTTACGGGAAGGGGAGCTACAGATGCCATTAAAAGCCGGGCTGATTACATTAGTGTTTTAGCAAAAGAAAAACATCCCTACGAAAAGGGAGTGAATGCGCGGGTTGGAATTGAATTCTAA
- a CDS encoding helical backbone metal receptor, translated as MNLIKIRLFVAFMLICVLGNAQQINRIISLAPSITENLYLIGAKDKLVGCTTYCLQAVNDGIPQVGSTVEVNVESVLALQPDLVLAMELTKPQDIATIRKLGIRVEIIHSPKSFDEICAQTLELGKMIGNTETAEKLIASTKSEVDKIRQKSKNLSHLKIFFQIGANPVFTVLEHTFMNDFISICNGENIAAGMTKGTITREGVLAKDPDVIIIAEMGGFGKEELKVWSAYTGMTAVKTNKVFLISSETSCSPTPANFVSALKDVYQFVSE; from the coding sequence ATGAATTTGATAAAAATTAGATTGTTTGTAGCTTTTATGTTGATTTGTGTGCTGGGAAATGCGCAACAAATCAATCGAATTATTTCGCTTGCACCATCCATTACCGAAAATTTGTACCTGATTGGTGCTAAGGATAAACTGGTGGGATGCACCACTTATTGTTTGCAGGCAGTTAACGACGGTATTCCTCAGGTTGGATCCACTGTTGAAGTAAATGTGGAAAGTGTTTTGGCGCTTCAACCCGATCTGGTGCTGGCCATGGAACTGACTAAACCGCAGGACATTGCCACCATTCGGAAACTGGGAATACGCGTTGAAATAATTCATTCGCCCAAAAGTTTTGATGAAATTTGTGCGCAAACCCTCGAGTTGGGTAAAATGATCGGTAATACTGAAACCGCAGAAAAACTGATTGCATCCACAAAATCCGAAGTCGACAAAATCCGTCAAAAATCAAAGAACCTAAGTCATTTAAAAATCTTTTTTCAAATAGGTGCAAATCCTGTGTTTACCGTTCTTGAACATACATTTATGAATGATTTTATAAGCATTTGTAATGGCGAGAACATTGCCGCCGGAATGACAAAAGGAACAATTACCCGCGAAGGTGTTTTGGCAAAAGATCCGGATGTAATCATTATTGCTGAAATGGGAGGTTTTGGAAAAGAGGAATTAAAAGTGTGGTCCGCTTACACGGGTATGACGGCCGTGAAAACCAACAAGGTTTTTTTAATTTCCTCAGAAACATCGTGCAGTCCCACGCCGGCAAATTTTGTAAGTGCTTTAAAAGATGTGTATCAATTTGTAAGTGAATAA
- a CDS encoding tetratricopeptide repeat protein, giving the protein MKKIVALILFVVPFFLAAQETNEQLWDKANAYFTTEEYEQAISLYETIAAKGEESAKLYFNLGNAYYKSGDVNNAILNYERAKVLAPQDEDIDFNLKIANQFVVTKIEELPQPFFLRWRTSVINKYPADTWAYISIGAFILFLLLLGLFIFSRVVSVKRISFWLGILAVVFSGFTFSMAAQQKGKINKRNHAIVFCPRVTVKSSPTETGTDLFLIYEGLKIEVTDSLNTWKEIKLADGNKGWLPDSCIVKI; this is encoded by the coding sequence ATGAAAAAGATAGTAGCACTCATATTATTCGTTGTTCCTTTTTTTCTTGCAGCTCAGGAAACCAACGAACAACTTTGGGATAAAGCCAATGCTTACTTTACTACCGAAGAATACGAACAGGCAATTTCGTTGTACGAAACAATTGCTGCCAAAGGTGAAGAATCGGCCAAATTATACTTTAATCTGGGAAACGCATATTACAAAAGCGGCGATGTAAATAACGCTATTTTAAATTACGAACGTGCAAAAGTTTTGGCTCCGCAAGACGAAGACATCGATTTTAATTTGAAGATAGCCAACCAGTTTGTTGTAACAAAAATTGAAGAGTTACCGCAACCTTTTTTCCTGCGTTGGAGAACTTCGGTAATTAATAAATATCCGGCTGATACCTGGGCCTACATTAGCATTGGAGCGTTTATTTTATTTCTGCTATTGCTGGGATTATTTATTTTTAGCCGCGTGGTAAGCGTTAAACGTATTTCGTTTTGGCTTGGCATTCTTGCAGTTGTATTTTCGGGATTTACTTTTTCCATGGCTGCTCAACAAAAAGGAAAGATCAACAAACGAAATCATGCCATTGTATTTTGTCCACGCGTTACCGTTAAAAGCTCGCCAACCGAAACCGGCACCGATTTGTTTCTGATTTACGAAGGTTTAAAAATTGAAGTAACCGACAGTTTAAATACCTGGAAAGAGATTAAACTGGCCGATGGAAATAAAGGCTGGCTTCCCGATTCGTGCATTGTTAAAATATAA
- a CDS encoding DUF58 domain-containing protein, with amino-acid sequence METTDLLKKVRKIEIKTRGLSRNIFAGEYHSAFKGRGMAFSEVREYQFGDDIRSIDWNVTARYSTPYIKVFEEERELTVMLIIDVSASRDFGSFEMLKKNIITELSAVLSFSAIQNNDKIGVIFFSDKIEKFIPPKKGKSHILRIIRELIDFEPESKGTDITEAIRYLTNAIKKRCTAFVISDFMDDNQELEMALSIANNKHDIVALKIFDEREAELPSIGMIKVKDAEKGNYVWVDSSSRKTRKIYADWWIKHNGRLDAMFKKCGVDYAAINTNEDYVKSLMTLFKKRALK; translated from the coding sequence ATGGAAACAACTGATTTATTAAAAAAAGTACGGAAAATAGAAATTAAAACACGTGGACTCTCGCGCAATATTTTTGCCGGCGAATACCACAGTGCTTTTAAAGGACGGGGTATGGCTTTTTCGGAAGTGCGTGAATACCAGTTCGGAGACGACATTCGCAGCATCGACTGGAATGTTACGGCTCGTTACAGCACTCCGTACATTAAGGTTTTTGAAGAAGAGCGCGAACTTACCGTAATGCTGATTATTGACGTGAGTGCCTCCCGTGATTTTGGTTCATTCGAAATGCTTAAAAAGAACATTATCACCGAACTTTCAGCGGTACTTTCTTTTTCAGCCATTCAAAACAACGATAAAATTGGGGTGATTTTCTTTTCCGATAAAATTGAAAAGTTTATTCCTCCCAAGAAAGGGAAAAGTCATATTTTACGCATTATCCGCGAGTTAATCGACTTTGAACCCGAAAGCAAGGGAACCGATATTACAGAAGCAATCCGCTACCTTACCAATGCCATAAAAAAACGTTGTACGGCTTTTGTTATCTCCGACTTTATGGACGATAACCAGGAATTGGAAATGGCACTTTCCATCGCCAATAACAAACACGACATTGTTGCGCTTAAAATATTCGACGAACGCGAAGCCGAACTGCCTTCAATTGGAATGATTAAGGTAAAAGATGCCGAAAAGGGCAATTATGTTTGGGTAGACAGCAGTTCGCGAAAAACACGTAAAATTTATGCCGACTGGTGGATAAAACACAACGGGCGTTTGGATGCGATGTTTAAAAAATGTGGTGTTGATTATGCGGCTATCAATACAAACGAGGACTACGTAAAATCGTTAATGACATTGTTTAAAAAGCGTGCATTAAAATAA